The following are encoded together in the Babesia microti strain RI chromosome II, complete genome genome:
- a CDS encoding hypothetical protein (overlaps_old_locusTagID:BBM_II00710), producing MGGNYQCLDTELIKNALESDSEVTLDNSNVLILSNISSEKDFEQAIEDVEKQIEKEDTNDMVYTYTKESDQEVDDNKYPLTASLDIVNGSAFIDTNNRDTELQIDKSILYNVEQLFPEEDAYRNCNYLKTSIQTLVNFENKINATDYTHYYYQDIQHITQSIPFVKKSYDTQLPAEITCIATNSSKIYLGTASGEIICNPLDSFQPPQSFTEKLYTPSSPSAAITCICISRDSKWLLTGHQNGVIQLLQLGMAEKQEQRLIQGLSFLRGINESQTKKPGTEYLNSVASTSFPKIPLNIECLNKTNWDLFISICKGFTTTEYSLCIFSITTTVLSYKLTMVESLPFHNLSLIFQPGMVSTEIDLEIITLADNKKPTTHTSNDNDKRQKDTFNFSIFQPGFVHMMSYSKNKSINLVNTITINRTAKYTTNECYSGDFQQNTSIFDGESRGVWLRSASTFQSVLFVIDLNKIYLISPSGNIITYNKVSQFNIPNEIISLKRLSLSIVVALDLKGSIHFFQVLGHNDKLTIVKFGGSSDCIVDLQEFATNASIPLVCCCVSEMNVEEKGCKKFVATVNSIANSANITRKTIPIDSFLCKFGHVCVFYSGKLHLFVISSWYNILCKLAFNKKFSKSLRLLSGIYQNKLPRLLEFQSNRYQLDAQKLLLYILHQSCAQAVKMKKELGITELFISDLRLEPLKSLCNILIESCMSTNMYNELVGLLFRSFNGISLSNLFISQFLDTLIKYTVHGCTPPCFNDPNSDKPHKSQNLHGDISEEPHKISGINTRDDDMQPFTLGLPLTEAIVALIRNSLNELNTGEMLEPNSTFINPNNTSFMCKNPTDSMLRYYFILKLLRNISDFALNDPTLPISLESEPLQNLAIEFELWDILVKLKMKDLTCDSLVYLFDTLALQLVKIRESTFEKHYTATFHKLKKALLQLIPPPRLYKNNCLANTFVSLWSVTDYTTYNSCVTEDEVGYFANATYKDTFINSLRVILIMSFGSENVTDHITYTENTLLHPVLTEAILLAPGDWFEFSIHNDKYHPVLKSHYNSYNLETDKLSDPEVIAYKIVYYENAYKLYALSFMIYHVMGNNLDHSFDKWDDLLHIYQSPIMLYNDNIRSNCESFNIVNHHYFGNCPIHQLEKLTPDYMKYNDENVLYDTRNERISFGNFFILHNFDITYPCKCYHGYLLSLLGLMVKQLIPFPSPPDQLFTISKLPLQLTIEDKSIIFEALSMFDDIFKLLDRDNLTNFLLHHFSFVEIDDTTDEPEITSPRQLHHLLTWSVIKNIQILKELNTQVVRRVLFYTLSNESMKLMINMGVLTNIPDMADTLLDSLHDYPELQADVYILLMKNLKDKLGKFDRFDHLLELLCQRKCKRLIPLLKKEPKIDIKKCLSVASDKYPFPEVKSYLMERAGNIQASLDGVDDFDEMVEITIRAIGKISDHSLLLKWIDLLTNHPKTIPNDNKNPYCNYVISKISKSLAKLSGYGLDIAEHPDLIGRYIRYLEKYPDKLDSDTNNYVIELFRKILRSLDMKRGVFIEALQLARQSLDIEVAKRMESLSRGILVGKNNEFDKTSHLPFSNICGGCNRTLKVDDQMRIFLCGHVFHSQCKPEIACNLH from the coding sequence ATGGGTGGCAATTACCAGTGCTTGGACactgaattaattaaaaatgcatTAGAGTCAGATTCAGAAGTGACCTTGGATAATTCAAACGTACTAATATTATCGAATATCTCTTCAGAAAAGGACTTTGAACAGGCCATTGAGGATGTAGAGAAGCAGATTGAGAAGGAGGACACCAATGACATGGTCTATACTTACACGAAGGAAAGCGACCAAGAAGTAGATGATAACAAATATCCACTAACAGCTTCACTGGATATTGTTAATGGATCTGCCTTTATTGACACCAATAACAGAGATACGgaattacaaattgacaaatcTATCCTATACAATGTGGAGCAATTATTTCCAGAAGAGGATGCTTACAGAAACTGTAATTACCTAAAAACATCGATTCAAACGcttgtaaattttgaaaataaaattaatgccACAGATTAtacacattattattatcaagaCATCCAACATATAACCCAGTCAATACCCTTTGTAAAAAAGTCATACGATACTCAACTACCCGCCGAAATAACGTGTATCgcaacaaattcatcaaaaatatacttaGGCACTGCTAGCGGTGAGATAATATGCAATCCATTAGACTCTTTCCAACCACCGCAAAGCTTTACTGAAAAACTATACACCCCTTCATCACCATCAGCTGCCATAACATGTATATGCATCTCCAGAGATTCAAAATGGTTATTAACAGGCCATCAAAACGGCGTAATTCAACTTTTACAGTTAGGAATGGCGGAGAAACAAGAACAAAGATTAATTCAGGGCCTCAGCTTTCTGCGCGGTATAAATGAATCACAAACAAAAAAACCAGGCACAGAGTATTTAAATTCTGTCGCTAGTACGTCCTTCCCTAAAATACCACTCAATATTGAGTGCCTAAACAAGACTAACTGGGATTTGTTTATTTCAATATGCAAGGGTTTTACCACAACCGAATATTCgttatgtattttttctATAACGACCACTGTCTTATCTTATAAATTGACAATGGTAGAGTCTTTGCCATTTCACAACCTATCACTGATTTTTCAGCCAGGAATGGTATCAACAGAGATTGATTTGGAAATAATTACCCTGGctgataataaaaaaccTACAACACACACTTCCAATGACAACGACAAGCGCCAAAAGGATACATTCAACTTCAGCATATTCCAACCTGGGTTCGTCCATATGATGAGTTACAGTAAAAACAAGTCCATTAACTTGGTAAACACGATAACTATTAATCGAACCGCCAAATACACAACTAATGAATGTTACTCAGGCGATTTTCAACAAAATACCAGCATTTTTGATGGAGAATCGAGAGGGGTATGGCTCAGGTCGGCGTCTACTTTTCAGTCTGTGTTATTTGTTATTGATCTAAATAAGATATACCTCATATCTCCTAGTGGAAACATTATCACCTATAACAAAGTATCACAATTCAACATCCCCAATGAGATAATTTCACTCAAAAGGTTATCTCTCAGTATTGTAGTGGCTCTGGATCTTAAAGGTTCTATTCATTTCTTCCAAGTATTGGGACATAATGATAAACTGacaattgtcaaatttgggGGGAGTAGTGATTGCATAGTTGACTTACAGGAATTTGCAACTAATGCTTCCATACCCCTAGTGTGTTGTTGCGTTAGTGAGATGAATGTAGAGGAAAAAGgttgtaaaaaatttgtggCTACCGTAAACTCTATAGCAAATTCCGCAAATATTACCAGAAAGACAATTCCAATTGACAGttttttgtgtaaatttggtCATGTTTGCGTCTTTTACTCTGGAAAATTGCATTTGTTCGTAATATCTTCGTGGTACAATATACTGTGTAAACTAGCattcaataaaaaattttcaaaatcactCCGCTTACTTTCCGGAATATACCAAAATAAGCTGCCAAGACTACTTGAATTCCAGTCCAATAGATACCAATTGGACGCtcaaaaattgttactGTATATACTACACCAATCATGTGCCCAGGCAGTTAAGATGAAAAAGGAGTTGGGTATAACTGAACTATTTATTTCTGATCTACGCCTAGAGCCATTGAAAAGTTTGTGTAATATACTTATAGAATCCTGTATGAGCACTAATATGTACAATGAGCTTGTGGGTCTCCTTTTCAGATCCTTCAATGGCATCTCTCTctccaatttatttatttcacaatttttagATACTTTAATTAAGTACACAGTACACGGGTGCACGCCTCCATGCTTCAATGACCCAAATTCTGATAAACCGCATAAATCACAGAATTTACATGGTGATATTTCTGAAGAACCACACAAAATATCTGGAATTAACACACGAGACGATGATATGCAACCCTTCACCCTTGGATTACCGCTAACTGAAGCCATAGTTGCTCTAATACGAAATTCTTTAAACGAACTCAACACAGGTGAAATGTTAGAGCCGAATTCAACGTTCATCAACCCAAACAACACTTCCTTCATGTGCAAAAATCCCACTGATTCAATGCTGAGGTATTATTTCATTCTGAAATTGTTGCGCAATATCTCAGATTTTGCATTAAATGATCCAACACTGCCAATTTCGCTAGAATCAGAACCACTGCAAAACTTGGCTATTGAATTTGAGCTTTGGGACATATTAGTGAAGCTCAAGATGAAGGATTTAACTTGTGATTCGCTTGTTTACTTATTTGACACTTTGGCGTTGCAACTTGTTAAAATAAGAGAGTCAACATTCGAAAAACATTATACTGCCACTTTTCATAAGCTGAAGAAGGCGCTTCTACAACTGATTCCTCCGCCTAGGCTATATAAGAATAATTGCCTTGCTAATACCTTTGTCAGCCTTTGGTCTGTCACCGATTATACTACATACAATAGTTGTGTAACTGAAGATGAGGTGGGTTATTTTGCCAATGCTACCTATAAGGATACCTTCATCAATTCCCTTAGGGTCATACTTATTATGTCATTTGGCAGCGAAAATGTCACGGATCACATTACATACACTGAAAATACATTACTCCATCCCGTGCTGACGGAGGCAATATTGTTAGCTCCTGGTGATTGGTTTGAATTTTCCATTCACAACGATAAGTACCACCCCGTTCTAAAATCGCATTATAATTCATACAACTTGGAAACCGACAAATTATCAGACCCAGAAGTGATTGCATACaagattgtatattatgaAAATGCTTACAAACTGTATGCACTATCTTTCATGATATACCACGTGATGGGTAACAATCTTGATCATTCATTTGACAAGTGGGATGATTTGCTACATATATACCAGTCGCCGATTATGCTATATAATGACAATATAAGATCAAATTGTGAGAGTTTTAACATTGTAAACCACCATTATTTTGGGAATTGTCCAATCCATCAACTGGAAAAGTTGACCCCGGACTACATGAAATATAACGACGAAAATGTGTTATATGATACTAGAAATGAAAGAATTTCATTTGggaatttttttatattacacAATTTTGACATTACTTATCCTTGCAAATGTTATCATGGTTACCTTCTTTCATTATTGGGTTTGATGGTGAAACAGCTTATCCCTTTTCCATCACCACCAGATCAACTGTTTACCATATCAAAATTGCCACTCCAACTAACCATTGAAGATAAGTCGATAATTTTCGAAGCTTTGTCCATGTTTGACGACATATTCAAACTTCTAGATAGGGATAATCtcacaaattttttgctACACCACTTTAGCTTTGTTGAGATAGATGACACGACTGATGAACCAGAAATTACTTCGCCAAGGCAACTGCATCACCTCCTCACTTGGAGtgttataaaaaatatacaaatccTAAAAGAACTAAACACACAGGTTGTCAGGCGGGTTTTGTTTTACACCCTGTCTAATGAATCTATGAAGCttatgataaatatggGAGTCTTGACCAATATACCTGATATGGCAGATACTTTACTAGATTCTCTGCATGACTATCCAGAATTGCAGGCTGATGTATACATTTTGCTGATGAAGAATCTCAAAGATAAGCTCGGCAAATTTGACCGGTTTGACCACCTACTGGAACTGTTATGCCAACGCAAGTGTAAGAGATTGATTCCACTACTTAAAAAGGAGCCAAAGATCGACATTAAAAAGTGTCTCTCTGTAGCAAGTGATAAATACCCATTCCCTGAAGTAAAATCGTATCTAATGGAGAGGGCTGGGAATATACAAGCGTCACTGGATGGagttgatgattttgatgAAATGGTAGAGATTACAATTCGGGCCATAGGTAAAATTAGCGACCATTCTCTCCTTTTAAAGTGGATAGATTTACTCACAAATCATCCCAAAACAATCCCTAATGACAATAAAAATCCTTATTGTAACTATGtcatatcaaaaattagtaaatcGCTTGCCAAATTATCAGGATATGGACTAGATATTGCCGAACACCCAGATCTAATAGGTAGATATATAAGatatttggaaaagtaCCCAGATAAACTAGATTCAGATACCAACAATTATGTCATTGAACTTTTTAGGAAGATACTGAGATCATTGGATATGAAGAGGGGCGTTTTTATAGAAGCATTACAACTTGCAAGACAAAGTTTGGACATTGAAGTTGCCAAAAGGATGGAATCATTGTCTAGAGGTATCTTGGTTggcaaaaataatgaatttgacaaaacAAGTCATTTACCATTCTCAAACATATGTGGCGGATGTAATAGAACCTTAAAGGTAGATGACCAGATGCGTATTTTCCTCTGTGGGCACGTATTCCATTCCCAGTGCAAACCTGAGATAGCATGCAATTTACACTAA